A genomic segment from Frateuria edaphi encodes:
- a CDS encoding DUF2884 family protein, with translation MFSRKSSFVLALAAGLLLAGCSNGPDTTTIANGGIVVNGDNVALHGTGGTEAFLGATGRLVIDGHDVAVDAKQQELLKQYYRSARAVREHGVATGKAGAAVAVQSLKNAATHVTGGDSEQADARLDAATQRIDQETSKICMDIQQIRVAQKGLASSLAAFQPFATIIDGDDDDCSKGS, from the coding sequence ATGTTCTCTAGAAAGTCCAGCTTCGTTCTCGCCCTCGCGGCCGGCCTCCTGCTGGCCGGCTGCAGCAACGGACCCGACACGACCACGATCGCCAACGGCGGCATCGTGGTGAATGGCGACAATGTCGCGCTTCACGGTACCGGTGGCACCGAGGCCTTCCTCGGCGCCACCGGCCGGCTGGTGATCGACGGCCACGACGTGGCGGTGGATGCCAAGCAGCAGGAACTGCTCAAGCAGTACTACCGGAGCGCCCGCGCCGTGCGCGAGCACGGCGTGGCCACCGGCAAGGCGGGCGCGGCGGTCGCGGTCCAGTCGCTGAAGAATGCCGCGACGCACGTGACCGGCGGCGACAGCGAACAGGCCGACGCCAGGCTCGACGCTGCCACCCAGCGAATCGACCAGGAAACATCGAAGATCTGCATGGACATCCAGCAGATCCGCGTTGCCCAGAAGGGCCTGGCCAGCTCGCTTGCCGCGTTCCAGCCGTTCGCCACGATCATCGACGGCGACGACGACGACTGCTCGAAGGGCTCCTGA
- a CDS encoding pyridoxal phosphate-dependent aminotransferase — protein sequence MNIDTKLPKVGTTIFSVMSQLALDHRAVNLGQGFPDFEPPQSLREALARAMAEGKNQYAPGIGTAALREQIAIKTQRLYGRRVDSATEITVTSGATEALFCAIAATVRSGEEVIVFDPAYDSYEPAIELQGARAVHIPLTVPSFAIDWQRVRDAITPKTRMILINSPHNPSGAVLSADDLEILAGLTRDTDIVVLSDEVYEHIVYDGCRHESVLRHPELAERSIVVSSFGKTYHCTGWKVGYAIAPAALSAEFRKVHQYLTFCTFHPAQAAFAEIMANDPAHYLELPDFYQAKRDRFRALLAPSRLKLLDVPGGYFQLVDYSAIRDEDDLAFARWLVEQGGVAGIPLTPFYEKPPGTRLLRLCFAKSDATMTAAAERLCRL from the coding sequence ATGAACATCGACACCAAGCTCCCCAAGGTCGGCACCACCATCTTCAGCGTGATGAGCCAGCTTGCGCTCGATCACCGGGCGGTGAACCTGGGCCAGGGCTTTCCCGATTTCGAGCCGCCGCAGTCGCTGCGTGAAGCTCTCGCCCGTGCGATGGCCGAGGGCAAGAACCAGTACGCCCCCGGGATCGGCACTGCCGCGTTGCGCGAACAGATCGCGATCAAGACGCAGCGGTTGTATGGGCGGCGCGTGGACTCGGCCACCGAGATCACGGTGACGTCCGGCGCAACCGAGGCACTTTTTTGCGCGATCGCAGCGACCGTGCGTTCGGGCGAGGAGGTGATCGTGTTCGATCCAGCCTACGACTCCTACGAGCCGGCGATCGAACTGCAGGGCGCACGCGCGGTGCACATCCCGCTGACCGTGCCGAGCTTCGCGATCGACTGGCAGCGCGTGCGCGATGCGATCACCCCGAAGACACGGATGATCCTGATCAACAGCCCGCACAACCCCTCGGGCGCGGTGCTTTCGGCGGACGACCTGGAGATCCTGGCCGGGCTCACCCGCGACACCGACATCGTCGTGCTGTCCGACGAGGTCTACGAGCACATCGTGTATGACGGCTGTCGGCACGAAAGCGTGTTGCGGCATCCGGAGCTGGCCGAGCGCAGCATCGTGGTGTCCAGCTTCGGCAAGACCTACCACTGCACCGGCTGGAAGGTTGGCTACGCGATCGCACCGGCCGCGCTCTCGGCCGAGTTCCGAAAGGTGCACCAGTACCTGACCTTCTGCACCTTCCACCCGGCGCAGGCGGCCTTTGCCGAAATCATGGCGAATGATCCGGCGCACTATCTCGAACTGCCGGATTTCTACCAGGCCAAGCGTGATCGCTTCCGCGCGCTGCTGGCGCCCTCCCGCCTGAAGCTCCTCGACGTGCCGGGCGGTTATTTCCAGCTGGTCGACTACTCGGCCATCCGCGACGAGGACGACCTCGCATTCGCGCGCTGGCTGGTGGAGCAGGGCGGCGTGGCGGGCATCCCGCTGACGCCGTTCTACGAGAAACCGCCCGGCACGCGACTGCTGCGCCTGTGCTTCGCCAAGAGCGATGCCACCATGACCGCCGCCGCGGAGCGTCTATGTCGCCTGTGA
- a CDS encoding FMN-dependent NADH-azoreductase → MKLLHIDSSALGQHSVSRELTADIVAEVKRTRPDASVRYRDLAAQPLPHWAPVADASDPGALLGNEVMDEFLAADVIVLGAPMYNFGIPSQLKAWIDRIAVAGKTFRYTANGPEGLAGGKRVIVASSRGGFYGEGTVAAAMDFQEKYLRAVLGFLGITDVEFVRAEGVAVSAEHKSQALAAAKEAIGTLLPKAA, encoded by the coding sequence ATGAAATTGCTGCACATCGATTCGAGCGCCCTGGGCCAGCATTCGGTCTCGCGCGAACTCACCGCGGACATCGTGGCCGAGGTCAAGCGCACGCGTCCGGATGCCTCCGTGCGCTACCGCGACCTCGCCGCGCAGCCATTGCCGCACTGGGCGCCGGTGGCTGACGCCAGCGATCCGGGCGCGCTGCTGGGCAACGAGGTGATGGACGAGTTCCTTGCCGCCGATGTCATCGTGCTCGGCGCCCCGATGTACAACTTCGGCATTCCCAGCCAACTGAAGGCCTGGATCGACCGCATCGCGGTAGCCGGCAAGACCTTCCGCTACACCGCCAACGGTCCGGAGGGCCTGGCCGGCGGCAAGCGGGTGATCGTCGCGTCCAGCCGCGGCGGTTTCTACGGCGAAGGTACGGTTGCCGCAGCGATGGACTTCCAGGAGAAGTACCTGCGCGCGGTGCTCGGGTTCCTGGGCATCACGGACGTCGAGTTCGTGCGCGCCGAAGGCGTGGCGGTCAGTGCCGAGCACAAGAGCCAGGCACTGGCCGCGGCGAAGGAAGCCATCGGGACGCTGCTGCCCAAAGCGGCGTGA
- a CDS encoding amidohydrolase, producing the protein MSPVSMQSLTVSLVQGATRWHDAPANREYYGALVRQARGSDLVVLPETFLSGFSNDTRVSAGTMDGEGVAWLRDLACEVGAVICGSLAIIEDGTVYNRLFWMRPDGSHAQYDKRHLFRMAGEHTRYGGGRERLVVELNGWRILPQVCYDLRFPVWLRNRRLESAAGGMDYDLALFVANWPAPRRQPWRTLLRARAIENLACVVGVNRVGVDGNDLPYAGDSAVIDPVGEALIELGTQEQVAKVRLDPAPLLAHRERFPAWMDADEFTLGPM; encoded by the coding sequence ATGTCGCCTGTGAGCATGCAGTCGCTGACGGTCAGCCTGGTCCAGGGCGCCACCCGCTGGCACGACGCGCCGGCCAATCGCGAGTACTACGGCGCGCTGGTGCGCCAGGCCCGGGGCAGCGACCTGGTCGTGTTGCCGGAGACGTTCCTGTCCGGGTTCAGCAACGACACCCGGGTCAGCGCCGGCACCATGGACGGGGAGGGTGTGGCCTGGCTGCGCGATCTGGCGTGCGAGGTGGGCGCAGTGATCTGCGGCAGCCTGGCCATCATCGAGGACGGCACGGTCTACAACCGCCTGTTCTGGATGCGCCCGGACGGCAGCCACGCGCAGTACGACAAGCGCCACCTGTTCCGCATGGCCGGCGAGCACACCCGCTACGGCGGTGGTCGCGAGCGGCTGGTGGTCGAGTTGAACGGTTGGCGCATCCTGCCGCAGGTCTGCTACGACCTGCGCTTCCCCGTGTGGCTGCGCAACCGCCGCCTGGAGAGCGCGGCCGGCGGCATGGACTACGACCTGGCATTGTTCGTCGCCAACTGGCCGGCGCCGCGTCGGCAGCCCTGGCGCACGCTGCTGCGCGCGCGTGCGATCGAAAACCTGGCGTGCGTGGTGGGCGTCAACCGCGTCGGTGTGGACGGCAACGATTTGCCGTACGCCGGGGATAGCGCGGTGATCGACCCGGTCGGGGAGGCGCTGATCGAACTGGGCACGCAGGAGCAGGTCGCCAAGGTGCGCCTGGATCCGGCCCCTTTGCTGGCACATCGCGAACGCTTTCCCGCATGGATGGACGCCGACGAGTTCACGTTGGGGCCGATGTGA
- a CDS encoding amidohydrolase has protein sequence MNRTLRLSLLALLATAPALQAADLYVHNVKGYTLDSHGKLQRFDALLVDDGKVVATGTDAALAKRADDATVIDGHGKTLLPGLIDAHGHVLELGYALIQADLTGTQSIDEALARIKDYAKAHPDARWIIGGGWNQVIWKLGRFPTARELDAVVSDRPVWLSRVDGHAAWANTAAMKLAGITRDTKDPPGGRIERDAQGNPTGVFVDGATALVGAVVPEPTDRERAVALDTALAEMARVGLTGVDDAGIDLPNYRLYKRYADEHKLTARIYAMIRDTGDAFDTITAGAPLDGYGDGYLTVHSVKLFADGALGSRGAAMLKPYFDDPHNHGLLFMSPGTMASKIEKAFAKGYQVNIHAIGDAANREVLDSFATAYKVHPDARAFRNRVEHAQIVSLKDIPRFVPLKLIASMQPTHATSDMNMAEDRVGHERIEGAYAWRRFLKQGTVVAFGSDFPVESPNPFFGLHAAVTRQDHQNQPPGGWYPDQKLSLVEALRAFTLSAAYAGHAEKTQGSLEPGKYADFILVDRDVFSINPQDIWKTRVLGTWVGGKQVYSAAK, from the coding sequence ATGAACCGCACTCTGCGTCTCTCCCTGCTCGCCTTGCTGGCCACCGCGCCGGCGCTGCAGGCCGCCGATCTGTACGTGCACAACGTCAAGGGCTACACCCTGGACAGCCACGGCAAGCTGCAGCGATTCGACGCGCTGCTGGTGGACGACGGGAAGGTCGTGGCCACCGGCACCGATGCGGCGCTGGCCAAGCGCGCCGACGATGCAACGGTGATCGACGGCCACGGCAAGACGCTGCTGCCGGGCCTGATCGATGCGCACGGACACGTGCTCGAACTGGGTTATGCGCTCATCCAGGCCGACCTGACCGGCACGCAGTCGATCGACGAGGCACTCGCGCGCATCAAGGATTACGCCAAGGCCCATCCGGATGCTCGCTGGATTATCGGCGGCGGCTGGAACCAGGTGATCTGGAAGCTCGGCCGATTCCCCACTGCCAGGGAACTGGACGCGGTGGTTTCGGACCGCCCGGTATGGCTCAGCCGTGTGGATGGCCACGCCGCCTGGGCCAATACCGCCGCCATGAAGCTGGCCGGCATTACCCGCGACACCAAGGATCCGCCGGGCGGCCGCATCGAACGCGATGCACAGGGCAACCCCACCGGAGTGTTCGTCGACGGCGCCACCGCACTGGTCGGTGCGGTCGTGCCCGAGCCCACCGACAGGGAGCGCGCCGTCGCACTGGACACCGCGCTGGCGGAGATGGCGCGCGTAGGCCTGACCGGGGTGGACGACGCCGGCATCGACCTGCCCAACTACCGTCTCTACAAGCGCTACGCCGACGAGCACAAGCTGACCGCGCGCATCTACGCGATGATCCGCGACACCGGCGACGCCTTCGACACGATCACCGCAGGCGCTCCGCTGGACGGCTACGGCGATGGCTACCTCACCGTGCATTCGGTCAAGCTGTTTGCCGACGGTGCATTGGGCAGCCGTGGCGCGGCGATGCTCAAGCCCTACTTCGATGATCCGCACAACCACGGGTTGCTCTTCATGAGTCCGGGCACGATGGCGTCGAAGATCGAGAAGGCCTTCGCGAAGGGCTACCAGGTCAACATCCACGCGATCGGCGATGCAGCCAACCGCGAAGTGCTGGACAGCTTCGCCACCGCCTACAAGGTCCACCCCGATGCCAGGGCCTTCCGCAACCGCGTCGAGCACGCGCAGATCGTCTCGCTCAAGGACATCCCGCGCTTCGTGCCGTTGAAACTCATCGCTTCGATGCAGCCCACGCACGCCACCTCCGACATGAACATGGCCGAGGACCGCGTGGGCCACGAGCGCATCGAGGGCGCCTACGCCTGGCGGCGTTTCCTCAAGCAGGGCACGGTGGTCGCCTTCGGCTCCGACTTCCCGGTCGAATCGCCCAACCCGTTCTTCGGCCTGCATGCGGCGGTGACCCGGCAGGACCACCAGAACCAGCCGCCCGGCGGCTGGTATCCCGATCAGAAACTGAGCCTGGTCGAAGCGCTGCGCGCCTTCACCCTCAGTGCGGCCTATGCCGGCCATGCGGAGAAGACCCAGGGTTCGCTGGAACCGGGCAAGTATGCGGACTTCATCCTGGTGGATCGGGATGTCTTTTCGATCAACCCGCAGGACATCTGGAAAACCCGGGTTTTGGGCACCTGGGTTGGCGGCAAACAGGTGTATTCGGCCGCGAAGTGA
- a CDS encoding LysR substrate-binding domain-containing protein translates to MTLDGTLQDLNDLYFFAMVVEHNGFSAAGRALGIPKSRLSKRVSQLEERLGVRLLQRTTRRFVVTEVGERFYAHCRAVLEEARAAQEAVDELRAEPRGVVRLSCPVSLAQTVVAHVLPDFLAQYPKVQVRVLSSNRRVDVVGEGYDIAIRVRSKLDADANMVMRTFGLSRVLAVASPEMLDRLGRPRAPAELSTLPALTMLEHEGAQVWELIDAQGERVSVEMNARLVTGEFALLLEAARRGLGVALLPEFVCAPAVTRGELEVVLPDWSAPEGTMHFVYPSRRGMLPGVRALVDFLAERLPEATRLKHEQCRQRPLDPLDRPRT, encoded by the coding sequence ATGACCCTCGACGGCACGCTGCAGGACCTCAACGACCTCTATTTCTTCGCCATGGTGGTCGAGCACAACGGCTTCTCGGCGGCGGGCCGTGCGTTGGGCATTCCCAAATCGCGGTTGAGCAAGCGGGTGTCGCAGTTGGAGGAGCGCCTGGGGGTGCGACTTCTGCAGCGGACCACTCGTCGTTTCGTGGTTACCGAGGTAGGCGAGCGCTTCTATGCCCATTGCCGCGCGGTGCTGGAAGAAGCCCGCGCGGCGCAGGAAGCGGTCGACGAATTGCGCGCCGAGCCACGCGGCGTCGTGCGGCTGAGTTGCCCGGTCTCGCTGGCGCAGACGGTGGTGGCGCACGTGCTGCCGGACTTCCTGGCGCAGTACCCCAAGGTGCAGGTGCGCGTGCTTTCCAGCAACCGTCGCGTGGACGTGGTGGGCGAGGGTTACGACATCGCCATCCGCGTGCGCAGCAAGCTTGATGCCGATGCCAACATGGTGATGCGCACCTTCGGCCTGTCCCGCGTGCTGGCAGTGGCCAGCCCGGAGATGCTCGACCGCCTGGGGCGGCCCAGGGCGCCGGCAGAACTGTCCACGTTGCCGGCATTGACCATGCTCGAGCACGAGGGCGCCCAGGTGTGGGAATTGATCGACGCGCAGGGCGAGCGCGTCTCGGTGGAGATGAATGCCCGCCTGGTCACCGGTGAGTTCGCGCTGTTGCTGGAAGCCGCGCGCCGTGGGCTGGGCGTGGCGCTGCTGCCGGAGTTCGTTTGTGCGCCGGCGGTGACCCGCGGCGAGCTCGAAGTGGTGCTGCCTGACTGGAGCGCGCCGGAAGGGACCATGCACTTCGTCTATCCCAGCCGCCGTGGCATGCTGCCCGGCGTGCGTGCGCTGGTGGATTTCCTTGCCGAGCGCCTGCCCGAGGCGACCCGCCTCAAGCACGAGCAATGCCGACAACGCCCGCTCGATCCGCTCGACCGGCCGCGCACATGA
- a CDS encoding ABC transporter ATP-binding protein, which translates to MSAIVTARNLSKRYKNTTALDSVNFEIQSGRIVGLIGPNGAGKTTALKAILGLTSFDGELNVLGYDPRTQRDKLMEQVCFIADVAVLPRWIRVREAIDFVAHVHPRFDRAKCEGFLKRTKLMPDQRVRQMSKGMIVQLHLALVMAIDARLLVLDEPTLGLDILYRKQFYQSLLEDYFDENKTIIVTTHQVEEIEHILTDLMFIRDGKIVLDTDMEAVSDRFAEVMVNADQAAAARALQPIDERQVFGKSIFLFDGADRTTLEGLGEIRRPSVSDLFVATMKGTYA; encoded by the coding sequence ATGAGCGCCATCGTCACCGCGCGAAACCTGAGCAAGCGCTACAAGAACACGACCGCGCTGGACAGCGTGAATTTCGAGATCCAGTCCGGCCGCATCGTCGGGCTGATCGGCCCCAACGGCGCCGGCAAGACCACCGCGCTCAAGGCGATCCTGGGCCTGACCTCCTTCGACGGCGAGCTCAACGTGCTGGGCTACGATCCACGCACCCAGCGCGACAAGCTGATGGAACAGGTCTGCTTCATCGCCGACGTGGCGGTGCTGCCGCGCTGGATCCGCGTGCGCGAGGCGATCGACTTCGTCGCCCACGTCCACCCGCGCTTCGACCGCGCCAAGTGCGAGGGCTTCCTGAAGCGCACCAAGCTCATGCCCGACCAGCGCGTGCGGCAGATGTCCAAGGGCATGATCGTGCAGCTGCACCTCGCCCTGGTGATGGCCATCGACGCGCGCCTGCTGGTGCTGGACGAACCCACGCTCGGCCTGGACATCCTCTACCGCAAGCAGTTCTACCAGAGCCTGCTGGAGGATTACTTCGACGAGAACAAGACGATCATCGTCACCACCCACCAGGTGGAGGAGATCGAACACATCCTCACCGACCTGATGTTCATCCGCGACGGCAAGATCGTGCTGGATACCGACATGGAGGCCGTGAGCGACCGCTTCGCCGAAGTGATGGTCAACGCCGACCAGGCCGCCGCCGCACGCGCACTGCAGCCGATCGACGAACGCCAGGTCTTCGGCAAGAGCATCTTCCTGTTCGACGGCGCCGACCGCACGACGCTGGAGGGGCTGGGCGAAATCCGCCGGCCTTCCGTCAGCGACCTCTTCGTCGCCACCATGAAAGGGACCTACGCATGA
- the arsC gene encoding arsenate reductase (glutaredoxin) (This arsenate reductase requires both glutathione and glutaredoxin to convert arsenate to arsenite, after which the efflux transporter formed by ArsA and ArsB can extrude the arsenite from the cell, providing resistance.), protein MAVRIYHNSRCSKSRGTLELLQARGIEPEVVNYLDTPPSVDELRKLLHLLEMTPRQLLRTGEAEYRELGLDDPATGDQALLQAMAAHPKLIERPIVVAGGKAAIGRPPEAVLAILS, encoded by the coding sequence ATGGCCGTGCGCATTTACCACAACAGCCGCTGTTCCAAGTCGCGCGGAACGCTCGAGTTGCTGCAAGCGCGCGGCATCGAGCCGGAAGTGGTCAACTACCTCGACACCCCGCCCAGCGTGGATGAGCTCAGGAAACTGCTGCACCTGCTGGAGATGACGCCGCGCCAGCTGCTTCGCACCGGCGAGGCGGAGTACAGGGAGCTGGGCCTGGACGACCCTGCGACGGGCGACCAAGCCCTCCTGCAGGCGATGGCCGCGCACCCGAAACTCATCGAGCGCCCGATCGTCGTGGCCGGTGGCAAGGCCGCCATCGGCCGCCCGCCGGAGGCGGTCCTGGCCATTCTGTCTTAG
- a CDS encoding GntR family transcriptional regulator, which produces MTITWNDSVPIYRQLRERVVAMILDGALNEGDPLPSVRQVAADFQINPLTVSKAYQELVDDQLVEKRRGLGMFVIEGAREALLKSERERFLREEWPTLFARLQRLGLDLKTLMRDAPATTELKP; this is translated from the coding sequence ATGACCATCACCTGGAACGACAGCGTCCCGATCTACCGCCAGCTCCGCGAACGCGTGGTGGCGATGATCCTGGATGGCGCCTTGAACGAAGGCGATCCGCTGCCGTCGGTGCGCCAGGTGGCGGCGGATTTCCAGATCAATCCGCTGACCGTATCCAAGGCGTACCAGGAGCTGGTCGACGATCAACTGGTCGAAAAAAGGAGAGGGCTGGGCATGTTCGTCATCGAAGGGGCCCGCGAGGCCTTGTTGAAATCCGAGCGCGAGCGCTTTCTGCGCGAGGAATGGCCGACCCTGTTTGCGCGCCTTCAGCGCCTGGGGCTCGATCTCAAAACGCTGATGCGCGATGCGCCGGCCACCACGGAACTCAAGCCATGA
- a CDS encoding ABC-2 transporter permease, whose translation MKTLVGNNMYWLVKREFWEHRGGFFWAPLVTGGIFLLLNIMGIITAEVIGARHGIHIGELGAARQHFAGGNLQSVISQMDAGDMSQVGMALDMAMYSSMALILVVLGFVVFFYCLGAIYDERRDRSILFWKSLPLSDTETVLSKVVSATLVAPVIATLAGIAAGILQLLIVATTLSFHGINVWQLLMLAHPVRVTLNMIGQIPLYLLWALPSVGWLMACSAWARTKPFLWAIALPVATGLLVTWFGIMGLFNLSAGWFWQNIVARALFSAFPGASLIASDGVIHTGNNNLDFMNLGNTYQLLGSVNLWIGVAAGAALIAAAIWFRRQRDEG comes from the coding sequence ATGAAAACCCTTGTCGGCAACAACATGTACTGGCTCGTCAAGCGCGAGTTCTGGGAACACCGCGGCGGCTTCTTCTGGGCACCGCTGGTCACCGGCGGCATCTTCCTGCTGCTCAACATCATGGGCATCATCACCGCCGAAGTGATCGGCGCCCGCCACGGCATCCACATCGGCGAGCTTGGGGCAGCGAGGCAACACTTTGCCGGGGGCAACCTTCAGAGCGTCATCTCGCAGATGGACGCGGGCGACATGAGCCAGGTCGGCATGGCGCTGGACATGGCCATGTACTCCTCCATGGCGCTCATCCTCGTGGTGCTGGGTTTCGTGGTGTTCTTCTACTGCCTGGGCGCCATCTACGACGAACGGCGCGATCGCAGCATCCTGTTCTGGAAGTCGCTGCCGCTATCGGATACCGAGACGGTGTTGTCCAAGGTCGTCAGCGCCACGCTCGTGGCCCCGGTGATCGCTACGCTGGCGGGCATTGCCGCAGGCATTCTGCAGCTGTTGATCGTGGCAACGACGCTGTCCTTCCACGGCATCAACGTGTGGCAGCTGCTGATGCTCGCCCATCCGGTGCGCGTCACGCTCAACATGATCGGCCAGATCCCGCTGTACCTGCTGTGGGCCCTGCCCTCGGTCGGCTGGCTGATGGCGTGCTCGGCCTGGGCCCGTACCAAGCCGTTCCTGTGGGCCATCGCCCTGCCGGTCGCCACCGGCCTGCTGGTCACCTGGTTCGGCATCATGGGCCTGTTCAATCTGTCGGCCGGCTGGTTCTGGCAGAACATCGTGGCCCGCGCCCTGTTCAGCGCCTTCCCCGGTGCCAGCCTGATCGCCAGCGACGGCGTGATCCATACCGGCAACAACAACCTGGATTTCATGAACCTCGGCAACACCTACCAGCTGCTTGGCTCGGTCAACCTGTGGATCGGTGTGGCGGCGGGTGCTGCGCTCATCGCGGCAGCCATCTGGTTCCGCCGCCAGCGCGACGAAGGTTGA
- a CDS encoding DUF4386 domain-containing protein, which produces MKKDARVAGLLYLVTVVTGIFYLGYVPSQLAAHGDATATVARLVQSETLFRLGILAELACTVAFLMLPLALYRLLGATGRTAAVLMVAFAVPSVPIAFANASHHLSVLSLLDPAVSLRSLGSGQLQAQVMLQLDAYRQGLLVLEIFWGLWLLPFGYLVCKCGFLPRLLGVLLMLGGLGYLADFLATLLLPGYPASAVADYIMLPASLGEIGICLWLLVVGVRLPAKLATAPPT; this is translated from the coding sequence ATGAAAAAGGACGCGAGGGTTGCCGGCCTGCTCTACCTGGTCACGGTAGTCACCGGCATCTTCTACCTGGGCTACGTGCCTTCGCAGCTTGCAGCACACGGCGATGCGACCGCGACCGTGGCGCGGCTCGTTCAATCGGAGACGCTGTTCCGGCTCGGCATCCTGGCCGAGCTGGCCTGCACCGTCGCCTTCCTGATGCTGCCGCTGGCGCTGTACCGGCTGCTCGGTGCCACCGGCAGGACCGCCGCCGTTTTGATGGTCGCGTTTGCCGTCCCCAGCGTACCGATCGCGTTTGCCAACGCGTCGCATCACCTGTCGGTGCTGTCGCTGCTCGACCCCGCCGTTTCCCTGCGGTCGCTCGGCAGCGGACAACTGCAGGCCCAGGTCATGCTCCAGCTCGACGCATACCGGCAGGGCCTGCTGGTGCTGGAGATCTTCTGGGGCCTGTGGTTGCTGCCCTTCGGTTACCTGGTGTGCAAATGCGGTTTCCTGCCCCGGCTGCTGGGCGTGCTGCTGATGCTGGGCGGCCTGGGCTACCTCGCCGATTTCCTCGCCACGCTGTTGTTGCCTGGCTATCCGGCTTCGGCAGTGGCGGACTACATCATGCTGCCGGCATCCCTGGGCGAGATCGGCATCTGCCTGTGGTTGCTGGTTGTTGGCGTACGCCTTCCCGCGAAGCTGGCGACCGCCCCGCCAACCTGA
- a CDS encoding YggN family protein, with the protein MKTHAIAGTLALVLLLPIAGCNHSGQSDAQQAITEVDKQTSPAMISSEIHKAMEQAKRELATKDIDIDHIHVGHGEHRDSGSLPKAAITPQGDLLIDGKTVKATPEQHTLLLDYRQQVVGIAEAGMDIGEQGANLGTHAAKEAIWGALTGKSDKEIEAGIKPRAEQIKIAAMKLCQRLPGLLGSQQKLAAVMPEFRPYATMTQKDVDDCGRDEK; encoded by the coding sequence ATGAAGACCCACGCGATCGCCGGTACCCTTGCATTGGTCCTATTGCTACCCATCGCCGGCTGCAACCATTCCGGACAGTCCGATGCCCAGCAAGCGATCACGGAAGTCGACAAGCAGACCTCGCCGGCGATGATCTCCTCGGAAATCCACAAGGCCATGGAACAAGCCAAGCGGGAGCTGGCCACCAAGGACATCGACATTGACCACATCCATGTCGGCCATGGCGAGCATCGTGACAGCGGCTCGCTCCCCAAGGCCGCGATCACGCCCCAGGGCGACCTGCTGATCGACGGCAAGACGGTGAAGGCCACGCCCGAGCAACACACCCTGCTGCTGGACTACCGCCAGCAAGTCGTCGGGATCGCCGAGGCCGGCATGGACATCGGCGAACAAGGAGCCAATCTCGGCACCCATGCTGCCAAGGAAGCGATCTGGGGCGCGCTCACCGGAAAGAGCGACAAGGAGATCGAGGCCGGCATCAAGCCGCGGGCCGAGCAGATCAAGATCGCCGCCATGAAGCTGTGCCAGCGACTGCCGGGACTGCTCGGCTCGCAACAGAAGCTGGCCGCCGTCATGCCGGAGTTCCGCCCCTACGCGACCATGACGCAGAAAGACGTCGACGACTGCGGTCGCGACGAAAAATGA